A region of Nocardioides sp. JS614 DNA encodes the following proteins:
- a CDS encoding polyribonucleotide nucleotidyltransferase — protein sequence MTDPEISAVETVLDNGKFGTRTVKFETGLLARQAAGAVTAYLDEDTMLLSATTAGKHPKDHFDFFPLTIDVEERMYAAGKIPGSFFRSEGRPGEDAILTCRLIDRPLRPTFKKGLRNEVQVVITVMALNPDTPYDVLAINAASLSTQLSGLPFSGPVGGVRVALIEGQWVAFPTHSQLENAVFDMVVAGRVTETGDVAIMMVEAEATEQTWDLVRSGTQAPTEEIVAGGLDAAKPFIKQLCEAQVELANVAAKPVQDFPVFLDYEDDVYDAVEAAVKAELAAAMKIADKQERNDRTDELKDEVLAKLGEQFEGREKEIGAAFRSVNKQVVRESILRDKVRIDGRGLADIRPLHAEVGVIPRVHGSALFERGETQILGVTTLDMLKMEQQLDTLSPEKHRRYMHKYVFPPFSTGETGRVGSPKRREVGHGALARRALLPVLPTREEFPYAIRQLSEAMGSNGSTSMGSVCASTLALLQAGVPLKAPVAGIAMGLVSGEIDGQLQYVALTDILGAEDAFGDMDFKVAGTREFVTALQLDTKLDGIPAEVLAQALTQARDARLTILDVMAEAIDEPEEMSAYAPRIITITIPVDKIGEVIGPKGKIINQIQDDTGASISIEDDGTIYIGATNGEAAEAAKNAVNAIANPTMPEVGERYLGTVVKTTNFGAFVSLMPGKDGLLHISKLRSLAGGKRVDAVEDVVSVGQKIQVQIAEIDDRGKLSLVPVVEGDQADSDTAEAGSEEE from the coding sequence TTGACCGACCCCGAGATCTCTGCCGTCGAGACCGTTCTGGACAACGGCAAGTTCGGCACCCGCACCGTCAAGTTCGAGACCGGCCTACTGGCCCGGCAGGCTGCCGGCGCCGTGACCGCCTACCTCGACGAGGACACCATGCTCCTGTCGGCCACCACGGCCGGCAAGCACCCGAAGGACCACTTCGACTTCTTCCCGCTCACCATCGACGTCGAGGAGCGGATGTACGCCGCGGGCAAGATCCCCGGCTCGTTCTTCCGCAGCGAGGGCCGTCCGGGCGAGGACGCGATCCTCACCTGCCGCCTCATCGACCGGCCGCTGCGCCCGACCTTCAAGAAGGGCCTGCGCAACGAGGTCCAGGTCGTCATCACCGTGATGGCGCTCAACCCCGACACGCCGTACGACGTGCTCGCGATCAACGCCGCCTCGCTCTCCACCCAGCTCTCGGGCCTGCCGTTCTCCGGCCCCGTCGGCGGCGTCCGCGTGGCGCTGATCGAGGGCCAGTGGGTCGCCTTCCCGACCCACAGCCAGCTCGAGAACGCCGTGTTCGACATGGTGGTCGCCGGACGCGTCACCGAGACCGGTGACGTCGCGATCATGATGGTCGAGGCCGAGGCCACCGAGCAGACCTGGGACCTGGTCCGCTCCGGCACCCAGGCGCCGACCGAGGAGATCGTGGCCGGCGGTCTCGACGCCGCCAAGCCGTTCATCAAGCAGCTCTGCGAGGCGCAGGTCGAGCTGGCGAACGTCGCGGCGAAGCCGGTCCAGGACTTCCCCGTCTTCCTCGACTACGAGGACGACGTGTACGACGCGGTCGAAGCGGCCGTGAAGGCCGAGCTGGCCGCGGCGATGAAGATCGCCGACAAGCAGGAGCGCAACGACCGCACCGACGAGCTCAAGGACGAGGTCCTGGCCAAGCTCGGCGAGCAGTTCGAGGGCCGTGAGAAGGAGATCGGCGCGGCGTTCCGCTCGGTCAACAAGCAGGTCGTCCGGGAGAGCATCCTGCGCGACAAGGTCCGCATCGACGGCCGCGGCCTGGCCGACATCCGGCCGCTGCACGCCGAGGTCGGCGTGATTCCGCGGGTGCACGGCTCGGCGCTGTTCGAGCGTGGGGAGACCCAGATCCTGGGCGTCACGACGCTGGACATGCTCAAGATGGAGCAGCAGCTCGACACGCTCTCGCCGGAGAAGCACCGCCGTTACATGCACAAGTACGTCTTCCCGCCGTTCTCCACCGGCGAGACCGGCCGGGTCGGCTCGCCGAAGCGCCGCGAGGTCGGCCACGGCGCGCTGGCGCGCCGGGCGCTGCTGCCGGTGCTGCCCACGCGCGAGGAGTTCCCCTACGCGATCCGCCAGCTCTCCGAGGCGATGGGCTCCAACGGCTCGACCTCGATGGGCTCGGTCTGCGCGTCCACGCTCGCACTGCTCCAGGCCGGTGTGCCGCTGAAGGCCCCGGTCGCCGGCATCGCGATGGGCCTGGTCTCCGGCGAGATCGACGGCCAGCTCCAGTACGTCGCCCTCACCGACATCCTCGGTGCCGAGGACGCGTTCGGCGACATGGACTTCAAGGTCGCCGGCACCCGCGAGTTCGTCACCGCGCTGCAGCTGGACACCAAGCTCGACGGCATCCCGGCCGAGGTCCTCGCCCAGGCGCTGACCCAGGCGCGCGACGCCCGCCTGACCATCCTCGACGTGATGGCCGAGGCCATCGACGAGCCCGAGGAGATGTCGGCGTACGCCCCGCGGATCATCACGATCACGATCCCGGTCGACAAGATCGGCGAGGTGATCGGCCCCAAGGGCAAGATCATCAACCAGATCCAGGACGACACCGGCGCGTCGATCTCGATCGAGGACGACGGCACGATCTACATCGGTGCGACCAACGGCGAGGCGGCCGAGGCGGCCAAGAACGCCGTCAACGCGATCGCCAACCCGACCATGCCCGAGGTCGGCGAGCGCTACCTCGGCACGGTCGTCAAGACGACCAACTTCGGCGCGTTCGTCTCGCTGATGCCCGGCAAGGACGGCCTGCTGCACATCAGCAAGCTCCGCTCGCTGGCCGGCGGCAAGCGGGTCGACGCGGTCGAGGACGTCGTCTCGGTCGGCCAGAAGATCCAGGTCCAGATCGCCGAGATCGACGACCGCGGGAAGCTGTCGCTGGTCCCGGTCGTCGAGGGCGACCAGGCCGACTCCGACACCGCCGAGGCCGGCTCCGAGGAGGAGTGA
- a CDS encoding M16 family metallopeptidase: MTRQSSSGGSPSSRGTTRTLQTTTDADGQVTSRVRRTVLPSGLRVISEHQAGVRSAAIGVWVGVGSRDESPSLHGCSHFLEHLLFKGTTERSALDISVALDAVGGEFNAFTAKEYTCFHARVLDEDLPLAVDVLGDMITASTLTAEDVEAERDVILDEIAMHDDDPDDVVHNLFAEQAWGDTPLGRPIAGTVGSIRSLSRDQVRRFYRRHYRPANVVVAAAGNVDHAQLVRQVRTAFARNGWLDGRDTPVVPRHGTRKRVRPGVLATTRPFEQVNVVLGMEGLRRDDDRRFALGVLNTALGGGTSSRLFQEVRERRGLAYSVFSFATHHADSGLVGVSVGCLPNKLDDVLAVVREELAKVAESGITAEELARGKGQLRGGLVLGLEDSASRMSRIGKAELVHDRLMSIDEVIARIDGVTLEEVQSIAAEVFARPEILAVVGPA, from the coding sequence GTGACCCGCCAGAGCAGCTCTGGCGGGTCACCGTCTTCCCGGGGCACGACGCGCACGCTGCAGACGACCACCGACGCCGACGGCCAGGTGACCTCGCGGGTGCGGCGTACGGTCCTGCCCTCGGGACTGCGGGTGATCAGCGAGCACCAGGCGGGCGTCCGGTCCGCGGCGATCGGCGTGTGGGTGGGGGTCGGCTCGCGCGACGAGAGCCCCAGCCTGCACGGCTGCTCGCACTTCCTCGAGCACCTGCTGTTCAAGGGCACGACGGAGCGCTCGGCGCTGGACATCTCGGTGGCGCTGGACGCGGTGGGCGGTGAGTTCAACGCGTTCACCGCGAAGGAGTACACCTGCTTCCACGCCCGGGTGCTCGACGAGGACCTGCCGCTGGCCGTGGACGTGCTCGGAGACATGATCACCGCCTCGACGCTCACCGCCGAGGACGTCGAGGCCGAGCGCGACGTGATCCTCGACGAGATCGCCATGCACGATGACGATCCTGACGACGTCGTGCACAACCTGTTCGCGGAGCAGGCCTGGGGAGACACCCCGCTCGGCCGGCCGATCGCCGGCACCGTCGGCTCGATCCGCTCGCTCAGCCGCGACCAGGTGCGCCGCTTCTACCGGCGTCACTACCGGCCCGCGAACGTCGTGGTCGCGGCCGCCGGGAACGTCGACCACGCCCAACTGGTGCGCCAGGTCCGTACGGCGTTCGCCCGCAACGGCTGGCTCGACGGGCGCGACACTCCGGTGGTGCCGCGGCACGGCACCCGCAAGCGGGTCCGGCCCGGGGTGCTCGCCACGACCCGGCCGTTCGAGCAGGTCAACGTGGTCCTCGGCATGGAGGGCCTGCGCCGCGACGACGACCGCCGCTTCGCCCTGGGCGTGCTCAACACCGCCCTCGGCGGCGGCACCTCCTCGCGGCTGTTCCAGGAGGTTCGCGAGCGTCGTGGGCTCGCGTACTCGGTCTTCTCCTTCGCCACCCACCACGCCGACTCAGGACTGGTCGGCGTGTCGGTCGGCTGCCTGCCGAACAAGCTCGACGACGTCCTCGCCGTCGTGCGCGAGGAGCTGGCCAAGGTCGCCGAGTCCGGCATCACGGCCGAGGAGCTGGCCCGCGGCAAGGGTCAGCTGCGGGGCGGGCTGGTGCTGGGGCTCGAGGACTCCGCGTCCCGGATGTCCCGCATCGGCAAGGCCGAGCTGGTGCACGACCGGTTGATGAGCATCGACGAGGTGA